In Zingiber officinale cultivar Zhangliang chromosome 8B, Zo_v1.1, whole genome shotgun sequence, a single genomic region encodes these proteins:
- the LOC122016606 gene encoding uncharacterized protein LOC122016606 — protein MWNWKIYISFLIVLLPVVSAQIDNGNPANQIVNLINKNRTATKLPELSNSAGLGCMALQLLLKCTKNCTGNNTLDCRPPEVDITEVYAPNCGVELPTVESISGHIFGCYWDRQVDPEQAFTGVLVPNNRSLSLLQSKEHNEIGVGYVGEDRQGPFLWCILFSNGSSRSSFVLEGGKGIEQRTGCFSGANVTCSAGEVLMVQLNILVVVVVLIFCLVLQLVVVV, from the exons TCTCAGCCCAAATTGACAATG GAAATCCTGCAAACCAAATTGTGAACTTGATAAACAAGAATAGAACAGCCACCAAGTTGCCAGAACTCTCGAACAGCGCAGGACTAGGCTGCATGGCCTTGCAGCTGTTACTGAAATGCACCAAAAACTGCACCGGAAACAACACGCTCGACTGCCGCCCTCCCGAAGTCGACATCACTGAGGTCTATGCGCCCAACTGCGGGGTAGAGTTGCCGACCGTGGAGTCCATCTCCGGCCACATCTTCGGCTGCTACTGGGACCGCCAAGTAGACCCAGAGCAAGCCTTCACGGGTGTTCTAGTCCCAAACAACAGGTCACTCTCTCTTCTGCAAAGCAAAGAGCACAATGAGATCGGAGTTGGCTATGTCGGAGAGGACCGCCAGGGGCCGTTCCTCTGGTGCATCTTGTTTAGCAATGGGAGCTCCAGATCCAGCTTTGTTCTTGAGGGTGGAAAAGGGATTGAGCAGAGGACTGGCTGCTTCAGTGGGGCAAATGTTACATGCAGTGCAGGGGAGGTGCTAATGGTGCAATTGAACAttctggtggtggtggtggtgttgATATTTTGCTTAGTTCTTCAACTGGTGGTAGTAGTTTGA